Proteins from one Microcoleus sp. bin38.metabat.b11b12b14.051 genomic window:
- a CDS encoding SUMF1/EgtB/PvdO family nonheme iron enzyme, producing the protein MAQTNKLINPPHPRDRIVIASRIVIASRIVIAYKIVIAYKIVIAYKIVIAYKIVIARNEAIAKTKIASFLAMTDNIPEYVNYVNLNILKPQNFMSQCLNPDCQHPNPAITKFCQRCGNKLLLGDRYRAVKYISEGGFGRTFKAVDEHRLDTICVIKQFLPQLQGSAAIQKATELFKQEAVRLRDLGKHPQIPDLLAFFEQDKRFYLVQEFIDGEDLSKELEQQGKFSEKQIKQLLNELLPILDFVHKQKVIHRDIKPENIIRNSHGSLVLIDFGVAKELSGSVLTRVGTVTGTPGYAAPEQMQGHVFPASDLYSLGVTCIRLLTGCLLEEKNGILVDELFDPMQMAWVWRNQAVSISNELGKVLDKMLLFPVGARYQSAAEVLQALNHVSVSPTQKSAPPPQSKPVQPLQVVPTKISAPPQAKPFQPLPPVPPTQISAKSQPKASQLKSFTEDLGNSVNLEMIAIPGGTFIMGAPETEPESQYNEKPQHRVKIQPFLSGKYAITQAQWKAVAKLPRIQFDLNPDPSYFKKNYLFTNIKRPVEQVSWYDAVEFCARLSKKTGRNYRLPSEAEWEYACRAGTTTRFYFGQTITTNQVNYRGNYSDGNSAKSQYREQTTDVGSFPPNAFGLYDMHGNVWEWCADPSHNNYHGAPTDGRVWDENTNNNRYQNHINLLIKSKNDRRTRLLRGGAWLNYPDYCRAAFRNDYSPDTRNFIIGFRVVL; encoded by the coding sequence ATGGCTCAAACCAACAAACTCATAAACCCGCCCCACCCACGCGACAGAATTGTCATTGCTTCCAGAATTGTCATTGCTTCCAGAATTGTCATTGCTTACAAAATTGTCATTGCTTACAAAATTGTCATTGCTTACAAAATTGTCATTGCTTACAAAATTGTCATTGCGAGGAACGAAGCAATCGCCAAGACTAAGATTGCTTCGTTCCTCGCAATGACAGACAATATTCCTGAATACGTAAATTATGTTAATCTTAACATATTAAAACCCCAAAATTTTATGAGTCAATGCCTTAATCCCGACTGCCAGCATCCCAACCCAGCCATCACAAAATTCTGCCAACGCTGCGGCAACAAACTGCTACTCGGAGACAGATACCGAGCAGTCAAATACATTTCCGAAGGAGGTTTCGGCCGTACATTCAAAGCCGTAGACGAACACCGACTCGATACAATCTGTGTGATCAAACAATTTCTCCCGCAACTACAAGGGAGTGCCGCCATCCAGAAAGCGACGGAGTTATTCAAACAAGAAGCAGTGAGACTGCGAGACTTAGGGAAACATCCTCAAATACCTGATTTATTGGCATTTTTTGAACAAGATAAACGATTCTATCTAGTACAAGAATTTATTGACGGTGAGGATTTATCAAAAGAATTAGAACAGCAGGGAAAGTTTAGCGAAAAACAGATTAAGCAATTATTGAATGAATTGCTACCGATATTAGATTTTGTTCATAAGCAAAAGGTAATTCACCGAGATATTAAGCCGGAAAACATCATTAGAAACTCTCACGGTTCTCTAGTGTTGATTGACTTTGGAGTTGCAAAGGAATTGAGCGGTAGTGTTTTGACTAGAGTAGGAACTGTGACTGGTACTCCTGGTTATGCAGCACCGGAACAAATGCAAGGTCATGTTTTTCCAGCGAGTGACTTGTACAGTCTTGGTGTAACTTGCATTAGGTTATTAACTGGGTGTTTGCTGGAAGAAAAAAATGGAATTTTGGTTGACGAACTTTTTGATCCGATGCAAATGGCATGGGTATGGAGAAATCAGGCAGTTTCCATCAGCAATGAATTGGGGAAAGTCTTAGATAAAATGCTATTGTTTCCAGTGGGTGCGCGTTATCAATCAGCAGCAGAAGTATTGCAAGCTCTTAATCATGTCTCAGTATCACCTACTCAAAAATCAGCACCTCCACCGCAATCAAAACCTGTTCAGCCTTTACAAGTAGTACCTACTAAAATATCAGCGCCACCACAAGCAAAACCTTTTCAGCCTTTACCACCAGTACCACCAACTCAAATATCAGCTAAATCTCAACCAAAGGCTTCTCAGTTGAAATCCTTTACTGAAGACTTGGGTAATAGCGTAAATTTGGAAATGATTGCTATTCCCGGTGGAACTTTCATAATGGGTGCGCCGGAAACTGAACCAGAAAGCCAATATAACGAAAAACCTCAACATCGGGTTAAAATTCAACCTTTCCTGAGCGGAAAATATGCTATTACACAAGCACAGTGGAAAGCAGTTGCTAAATTGCCAAGAATTCAATTTGACCTCAACCCAGACCCCTCTTATTTCAAAAAAAATTATTTATTCACAAATATCAAACGACCAGTAGAACAAGTTTCTTGGTATGATGCTGTGGAATTTTGTGCTAGGTTATCTAAAAAGACCGGACGTAATTATCGCTTACCCAGTGAGGCAGAATGGGAATATGCTTGTCGCGCTGGTACAACTACACGATTCTATTTTGGTCAAACAATTACTACTAATCAGGTTAACTATCGCGGCAATTATTCTGACGGTAATTCAGCAAAAAGTCAGTATCGAGAACAAACTACAGATGTAGGCAGTTTTCCCCCCAATGCCTTTGGTTTGTACGATATGCACGGCAATGTTTGGGAATGGTGCGCTGATCCCTCGCATAATAACTATCACGGAGCACCGACTGATGGTAGGGTTTGGGATGAGAATACTAATAATAATCGTTATCAAAATCATATTAATTTATTAATCAAGTCTAAAAATGATCGGCGAACCAGGTTGCTGCGCGGGGGTGCGTGGCTCAACTATCCCGACTATTGCCGCGCTGCGTTTCGTAACGACTATTCGCCCGACACTCGCAACTTCATAATCGGTTTTCGAGTTGTCTTATGA
- the pyrF gene encoding orotidine-5'-phosphate decarboxylase: MNPDKIIVPLDVPSQESAIALIDKLPDVSFWKVGLELFVSCGPTIIEILKERQKRIFLDLKFHDIPNTVAGACRAAAKYNVDLLTIHSTCGKDALKAAQSALVEGAAAVDKPSPKLIAITLLTSLNSRQLAFELKIPLELPEYALHMALLAKETGLAGAVCSPQEAEQLRMSCGDDFLLVCPGVRPKWADGGDQKRSMTPKAAFKAGADYLVIGRPITASDDPVAAFARICDEIG; this comes from the coding sequence ATGAACCCAGATAAAATTATTGTTCCTTTAGATGTCCCCAGTCAAGAAAGTGCGATCGCACTAATCGACAAACTCCCCGATGTATCATTCTGGAAAGTCGGTTTAGAATTATTCGTAAGCTGCGGGCCGACAATTATCGAGATTTTGAAAGAGAGGCAAAAACGGATTTTCCTTGATTTAAAATTTCACGACATCCCGAATACAGTAGCTGGTGCTTGTCGGGCGGCGGCTAAGTACAATGTGGACTTATTGACTATCCATTCTACTTGTGGTAAAGATGCTTTGAAAGCAGCACAGTCAGCTTTAGTAGAAGGGGCGGCTGCTGTCGATAAACCGAGTCCTAAATTAATTGCAATTACGCTGTTGACGAGTTTGAATTCCCGACAGTTAGCTTTCGAGTTAAAAATACCTTTAGAGTTGCCGGAATATGCTTTGCACATGGCATTGTTAGCAAAAGAAACGGGTTTAGCTGGTGCGGTTTGTTCTCCGCAAGAAGCGGAACAATTGCGGATGAGTTGCGGGGATGATTTTCTGTTAGTTTGTCCGGGTGTGCGTCCAAAATGGGCCGATGGAGGCGATCAAAAACGATCGATGACTCCGAAGGCTGCTTTCAAAGCTGGTGCGGATTATCTGGTGATTGGGCGGCCGATTACGGCTTCCGACGATCCGGTGGCGGCTTTTGCGCGCATTTGTGATGAGATTGGATAA